The genomic region TTGTAATAGGCTGTTGTTTAAAGTTGTTTTACCCAGCGGACTTAAGGCACAAGTGGGAAACAAAAGGGCTTTTACTTGCCTGGGGTATTGTTATTTTTTCGTGGTATGTTGCTTTTTCGCGGTAAACCGGCGCGCAAACTTTGCTGCCCCTAAAAGGGCGGGATAAGGATGAGTTACCAGATAAATTGGTATGTTGCTTAAGGTCTCTTTAAGCCTGCCTTTATCTAAGAAGGCCTCTTGAAAAAGGCCCCTTTCAAAAAATGGTTCAAGCTTAGGGGCAATGCCTCCGGCCACAAACACTCCTCCTGTGGCCAGGCATTTAAGGGCAAGGTTTCCGGCTTCTCTCCCGTAGGCCTTAAAAAATATTTCAAGGGTTTTTTCCGAAAGGAGATCTTCTCCGCTTAAGCCAGCAGGGCCAATTTCTGAAGCCTTGTTAAAACGTGGGCTTACGCCTTCTTTTTCGCAAAGAAAGCGATAAATCTGCTCAATTCCTAGACCTGAGGCTACTCTTTCTACACTAACGTGGCCAAATTTCTTGGCCAGAAATTGATAGATCTCCCAGGTGAGTTCATCCCAGGGGGCAAAATCTACGTGGCCGCCTTCGGTTGCTACAGGAATGGGAAAAGAAGCGTGTTTTCTGATAAGAAGGGCTTCCCCAAGCCCTGTGCCTGCTGCAATAACAGCTATGTTACCCATAGGGTCGGGTTTTCCTGGCTTAATGGTTCTTAAATAGCGATTTTTTAAGAAAAAAACAGCAAGAGCAGTGGCTTCAAGATCATTTAGCAGGAAAACCTGTTTGATACCAAGGGATTTGGCAAGGGAAGATACCGAAAAGCGCCAGCCTACATTTACCATATTCACCTGACCACGCACCACCGGCCCTGCCACCGCAAGAGAAATCGTTTTTGGGACGATTTTAACTTCGCTGAGATAGGCTTTTATCAAAGAAGAAAGACTCTTAAAGTCTTTTGTGGCGAAACGCCTTAATTTTAGAGCACGAGCGGGACCCTCTTCTTTAAAAAACGCAAGAAGAGTCTTTGTCCCGCCGACGTCTCCTGCAAGGATCATTTCTTCTTGGAAGTACGATATTGATTGTAAAGCTCTACTACTTTGTCGGTAATGTCTACTTTTTCTGAGGCCCAGTAAAGCCCGGGCATTCTCTTTTCTAGGATGAGATCATAGTCTTCTTTTTCCGCAAGATTTTTTACGACTTGTTCTAAGTCTTTCATGATGGGTTTAAGGGCCTTTTCTTCTTCCTGTTTCATCTCAAACTGGGCATCTTCGCGAGCAGCCTGGTATTCTCTTAGCATTTTTTGATACTCACGTTCTTTTTCGCGACGGGCCTCTTCTGAAAGAAGCGGTGCTTTTTTCTCAAGGTCTTGTTTGAATTTGCGTAGTTTTTGCTCTTGGGCCTGCAACTTTTCTTTCAGCACGTTAAATTTTTCTTGGAGTTTTTTAAGGGCCTCTTGCCCGGCCTCTGATTTGCGCACTACGGCTTGCAAATCAATGACCCCGATTTTTAGCTCAGAAGCATACAAATTACTTAAAGAGCCAGCTACGAGCAAAAACACCAAACAAAAAACTAGCTTTTGCATAAAAATCCCCCTTTATTTAATTATCACAAAGTCAACCCGGCGGTTAAGGGCCCAGGCTTCTTCATTGTGCCTTGGATCAAGAGGTCTTTCTTCGCCAAAACTCACGGTGGTAAGTTGCCCTTCAGGGACGCCAAGATTAAGCAGGTAGCGTTTTACCGCAAGGGCACGGCGTTCGCCAAGGGCTAGGTTGTATTCACTTGAGCCGCGTTCATCACAATTACCCTGGAGTTCTACCCTGATCTCTGGGTGTTCCAGAAGATAACGTGCGTTTTCCATAAGCCGCTCTTTCATGTCGTCTCTGATGGCGTATGAGTCAAAGTCAAAAAAGATTGCTTTAAAAGGCCTTGTGCTGCGCCCGTAAATGAGAAGTTCTTCCCGATGAGCATCAACCCATGCGGCACTTTTTGGTTCAAGGCCTACTTCTTCAAAGGCAGGGGCCTCTGGAGAAGGCACCGCTTCTTCTACTTTAGCCTGAGGGATTTCTTCTGCTTGTTGGGGAGAGGTTTCTTGTTTTACAGATGGTGGTGGTGTTTCTGCCGGAGTGTAAGGGATTTCTTTTTTGGCGCAAGAAACAACCAAAAAGGAAAAAACCATCAAGAAAATCCAAAAGGTGTTTTTTGTCATAAGGGCCTCCTATAATCTACTCCGTAACCTGTAAGGTCATATTCTAAGAGAAACCTTCCTGTCCATTCTTCAAGAAGCTCTCTCATACGGGTGTTTATTTGATGGAGTAGCGTTAATTCTTCGTTTAAAACCTGGGTTATGTGGGCCATTTCCTTTTCGCTTAGCATCTTTTGAAGACGCAGACAAAAGTAATCACGGCAAAGCATAGGCCGTGCAAAAATTTTGCAACCAACTGGTCCCACAAAAAAACATCTACCTGGAACTTCTCTTTCTTCGGGAAATTTAACATCAAATAGGAGATTAAGAAGAAGAATTAAAACGCTACATTCGTTTTCAAGGCCAATTTTACAACAGCCT from Thermodesulfatator atlanticus DSM 21156 harbors:
- the glk gene encoding glucokinase — its product is MILAGDVGGTKTLLAFFKEEGPARALKLRRFATKDFKSLSSLIKAYLSEVKIVPKTISLAVAGPVVRGQVNMVNVGWRFSVSSLAKSLGIKQVFLLNDLEATALAVFFLKNRYLRTIKPGKPDPMGNIAVIAAGTGLGEALLIRKHASFPIPVATEGGHVDFAPWDELTWEIYQFLAKKFGHVSVERVASGLGIEQIYRFLCEKEGVSPRFNKASEIGPAGLSGEDLLSEKTLEIFFKAYGREAGNLALKCLATGGVFVAGGIAPKLEPFFERGLFQEAFLDKGRLKETLSNIPIYLVTHPYPALLGAAKFARRFTAKKQHTTKK
- a CDS encoding OmpH family outer membrane protein, which produces MQKLVFCLVFLLVAGSLSNLYASELKIGVIDLQAVVRKSEAGQEALKKLQEKFNVLKEKLQAQEQKLRKFKQDLEKKAPLLSEEARREKEREYQKMLREYQAAREDAQFEMKQEEEKALKPIMKDLEQVVKNLAEKEDYDLILEKRMPGLYWASEKVDITDKVVELYNQYRTSKKK
- the pal gene encoding peptidoglycan-associated lipoprotein Pal — its product is MTKNTFWIFLMVFSFLVVSCAKKEIPYTPAETPPPSVKQETSPQQAEEIPQAKVEEAVPSPEAPAFEEVGLEPKSAAWVDAHREELLIYGRSTRPFKAIFFDFDSYAIRDDMKERLMENARYLLEHPEIRVELQGNCDERGSSEYNLALGERRALAVKRYLLNLGVPEGQLTTVSFGEERPLDPRHNEEAWALNRRVDFVIIK